ATAggctataaaatattttgaaatgttcacATTTTGTGATTGCTTCAAGTCtggaaataaatgtataaaaattttaGCAGTGGTTATTTTTAGGTGATAAAATTTTAGATTGGTCTTAATTATCTCCATTTAGCTTAGCTACATTAGCGGATCTTCATACATGCTTGCTCCATTTGTTTTATGGGTGAAGTACACATATAAAATTACAATGATGATATAAATccatgatggtttgaagctttatgtaccccagaaagacatgtttctaaggttaatccattcctgtgggggtgaaTCATTGTAAATGGGCTTTTTTTTTAGGAGTAAGtagtaaattttattaaaaagagaagtttatCAAAAACAGAGAGCACACATTAAAGAGGCTAACCTGCCCCAGGGAGGGACATGCTTTAAAGAGCGTCTTTtatgaggctgcttcagttaagcAGTAGCCCACatcatccaaggtgggtcttcatccttttCCAGGGTCCTTCATAAATGGAACGagcacagacagacagagggagggaggaggggagggagaagagaaagtcATGGAGGCAGGAAATAGAAAGCAGCCCGGGAAGAAGGGAGCAGGCAGCAGCTGGTGCCACGCACCTTGCCTTGAGAGAGAAGAAGCTGGCTTCAGGAAGAGAGTGTCGCCTTGATGACTCCTTGATTCAGACATGTTgttcagcctcaaaactgtaagctaataaactcccattgcTAAAAGCCAGCCCgctttatggtatctgctttcagcagcttagaaaattaaaacaatgtctATGTATAGGTATATTATAATAGTAGCAAAATCAGCTCCTGTGGGAGGATTGCTGAGCTCTGGAAACAGGCATCCTGTGCATTGGAGGTGATGGAGAGGCTGATATTCTTCCCTGAGCCATGAAAAGATGATCTATTGAGTTGATTACTtggtgaaaaataaatgtttttggtGCCCCACCCACCCAGTGAGTACAGATCAACTAAAATTCTTTATGTGGAACTTACACTGAGAAGCAACAAGGTTCAGCCTCAAGCCCCCTGCAGATCCTTGTAACTTATGTCAGGTCCCTCTTACTTAAATTCTGTAGACCCTGGGCTTAGACTCAGAATTTCTCCAGAAATACCAACACTAGGCAGCCTGAGTTTTATGCCTTAAGCTCAGTAAACTCAGCTGATTTGAACTTTCATAGGGAGTTGAGATCATGAACTGTCCCACATCTATCATCCCAGACCTGGCACCCCAGCCAAATTGAAATTCATGACATTGGCAAATACCACATCTGCAATGTACTAGCTTATGCTGTGTCTTCCTCTTAGCAGATGCTTCTTACtcactccacacacacacacacacaaacacaaccacaaacacacacaccccacataCCAAAGTACACTCACCTTTAAAGGTTCTGTTTAAATGTTACCTTTCCCAGGAATTCTTCTCTCCCCCACACCCCCAAGGTGGGATGCTGTCTTCTTTTCCGAACGACCTTTCCAAGGCCACCACCTTTTATCCCCACTATCAGAATGAGCCTCTCCCTTCTGCCCTTGACTTTTGAAACTTTTATTATTCTTAAAGCTGTTTTTGGAGAAAAGTGAGAAGTAACAATAAGTCAGTTAacttaagataaaaatatatttattaatccaCGTGATTCAATCTAGATCATAAGCCGCTTCTCCCACTGGACGGCAAACTGTTCTGTAGCAGAGACCAATCTCCTACTTAGATCTGAAAAACACAGAACTCAATGAACAACAGATGCTCAACATGTATTTACGGCACTGAGACTTTCAGGGCTAGACCCATGTGATGACATAGGCTGACGGCTGTGAGGACGCTGAGAGCGAAGACATCAATCCCAAACCAtctgtctcttcaaaacattGTCAGCTGTCTTAGGAGGAAAGAAGGCATGGTATCCACTTGAGGAGGACTCGTTCCATCTGAGCAGGGATGCCAAAGACTCACAGAGCCATGGTTCTGAACAGAAAAGGTTTACTGAGCTGAAGGTGTAGGCGGAAGAGAGAAGCAGAGGTGCAGCTTAGCCAGGTTCTCTCCTCTCCAGTGTCCAGGAGGTGGTGCTCTGTCCTCCGTGAGAGGTAGAAGACCTGGGCTTCTGACAGAATGAGGATGTGACCTGAGTTGAAAGGGGGTGACTGCGCCTGTGCCCCTCTGCATCAGGCCAGCGGCCCCCTTAACACTCCTCCTCTTTGCAGTGGTAGACGGCGCCGCCACTGAGGCAGCGGGGCTTCCGGTGAGCCTTCCTAGGGATGGCCAGGCTCTGAGCCCGCGGCTTCAGGGAACCGAGACAACTGCTTCCTGAAGCGCGGGCATGACAAGGAGCAGAGCACGGGGGCAGGCAGGGTTTTGGGCCTTTGGGAGGGGAGCATTTCGGGGCATTTGTAGGCTCACAATATTGTTTCTGCTGTGACATTGCTGGGTTAACAGGTCGacactgaaaggaaaaagagaaggctGTCAGATCAGGGACCAAAGTTGCTGCGGTGTCTGTTTCTCGTCTCCATAAGTTGGACACTAGCATTTATGACCTGTTGAAATCCATCCCAGtaggaaaaaagaatttaaaaggatttaaaaGGGCTAAACATTTGGGAAGTTGATTCTGGTGGGAATTCTTAGGGACCCGCTCACCAAAACCTAagataaaaatttacttttcctcttaaaaaagaaaaataaactgccATCTAATTCAGCCGACAGATTATTTTCCCAAGCCAGTGTCCATCATGGTCAAGAATAAGGGAGCAGAACTCCAGACCTTAGAACAAGAAGGACAAAGTCTCTGTTTCCCCTTATTCTGCCTCATTCTGTCCTGAAACTCCTGTGACCCAACAGGAGTCTTCTCTTCTCTagtctctagcttctatgttttTCTCCCATGTTAAATCATCTGTGGTCTTTTTCTGGGACTCCCTTCCTTTTTCCCTATCCCAAACCTCTTCTACCTGGCTTATCACCTCTCTGGGAAGACACAAGAGGAGAGATCTTGACTGCCTCAGCCATAGCTGAGTTAAGGACATTCACATGTCTCTTCACCCAGAAGCAAACTTACCCTAGAGGAAGACGTGTGGACAAGTCATCCAAGGAGGAGCAGGAGGCCGTGTAGGTCGGGAAGGGGGAGGGCTTTTTATAGCATGTCCAATCGGAGCCTCCAGGCTGCATGTCATTGGAGGGCTGCCATGGCAGGTGATCTATCCAGGTGTGTCACAATTTTCAGGACTGGATTGCTACACACAGCTGGGATGTGGGTCAAAGAGATTCCTAGGTGAGTGAGTGACCACAGTAGGGAGCTTCAGATTGGGCTGGGTGGGAGTGAGTACAGTGACCAAGTCAGGTGACATCCCTGGGGGGTTGAATGGGGACCAGACCCTTGAGTTCCATCTTGGATTGAAGTCTATGGAGACCTGCCTGAATCCCCACCCAAGTCCATGCTCCTCCCCCTCTGAACATCTTAGATTCCTCTCTCAGACTTGCCAGTTGCTGTGGGTCCTGCTGACCTAGATGCATGTCCTGTTTCCTCTATTAGATGGTTCCTTGATGGCAGAGATCTTGTCTTTACCACTTCTGCATTCCTAGAGTCTGATACTGTGCCTGACACAAGAGGATGCCCATTGATGTTTCTTGAATGAAATGATCTTCCTGCCATTGGAATAGACTGTGTCTTGAGAAAACAAAGATAGGAGGGAAATAAAATCCAGCTCATTCTCCCTTTGTGGATCAGATcttgcatttttgtttgcttcATCCTCACTTAAGGCATCTCTGAACATCCTTTCACAAACAGTACAGAGAAATCTGTGGGCAGATCTAAACTTACATTGTAGAAtagagagaaaacatttgtaaaCCCTGTTCTCTGTTAAATGAAAAGAATTGCTGCTCACCTAAGTACCAAGGGAACCTTCTGGAGAAGCCTTCCACAGAATGAAGATTCTTTATGTTTCCTGAATATCAATATTCTTATAGGTTGGCTGCAGCACATCTAAATACAGCCCTGGACTTCTGACGCTTCAATCTCAGCACGCTGCGAAGGTGCACAGCTGAGCAGAGAGCTGCTGAGGAAACACACCTTGATGAGGACCTGCCTCTGTGGTCCCAATGCTGGACCCGCAGGAGGGACTCAGGAAACAGCTGAGTAATTGAAAAGCATGAGCAATTAAAAGGAACACTCTGATTATAGAAGTCCTCTAGGGTCTTCATGTCACATACAGGACAAAAGTGAGCAGGATTTGTTGGGGGGGCAGGAGATCAGACCCTACCCACCATGCTAAGGACCAGGTCAGAAGAAAAGCAGCTGAGATGCCCAAATCCAAGCAGGGCAGGATTGTTGAGGCTCGTCATTTCATCTGGGAAGGCTCCAACAGGCAGGTGGGCTCTGAGATGTAGTTTTgataaagggagagaaaaatccTCGTGAGTGATACAGAGGTGGGAAAATGGTATGAAGTTGGTTATGTCTGTGAAGGAGCTTCCTCATTAGAAAACCACCCTCCAGAGAGACTGCCTCACTTCTGGGGACTTGGGAATTAtacctcttctccctcctcttccatagccccctctctctccttcctccttcccctccttctaCATCTCAGGCATCAGAAATAACTTTACCTGCTCCTCAGAAATGCTTTGATGCATTGAGCATTCACAGGAGGTTAAGTCACTCTTACCTCAATGTACCGTTTACTCCTTTTCCCCACTTGAGACTTGTGCCATATAACCCCACACTTCCAAGACACAAATGCATTTCTCTGAGAGTTACCTAGCAGCCCAGACTTCACTGTCCCTACTAAGTGCTGAGGGCTCTTGCTGGGTGCACTAACATTCCCTAGCCTTTCCTACATATCTCCCAGGCCACTCCTCCTCATGGTAAATTGTCCACAGAAATCTCTGGGTCCATTCATTGTCAGTACAATGAAAATGTCATCACATGAAGGATGCGTTAGGGCGAATTCCACCAGGACTGGCAACTTCAGGGAAACAAATTTAGCATCTGGTTTTACTGGGCCCCCCGAACTATCCTTCCTGAAACCCCTGAGCTTTATTGTCCTCCAGCTAATCTTACAAAACCAGGAAGTTTCAGGTCATGACCCAGAAATTTCAGTAGTCCTCTTCTGGCCACTCTACCTGTCTTCCTCGTTCAGTTATGTCTATGAGTATGATTCTACATCCTGATATTTGTTATTACCGACTATGTATTGGATACAAGGGAAAATAAGACACCCGCCTTGTAGTTCAAATATTTCACTCTGTGGAGAAGGCAGTCACATTAATAGAGAAGGCAGCATGGTAAGTTAAACACAGGAGAAATGAGAGGTAGGTAAATTCCAGTTGTAGGTTGAGAACGTAACTGCAGCTTAATTACCAAGTTAGAAAGATAGTGTCTTGAGTAATGTGTCTCCCAGGACGATTAGACTCTCATTCTAAACTGGGACAAGAGCCCATCCTGCTAACTGAGAATTTTCTGTCCTCTCTTACTCTACTTGCCATGCTTGATGTCTCTGAGTTTCCAATATCAGCTGAAATCCCTCCACCTCTCACCTGTCTGCTTCCCTTGAATCACTTTTTCTCTGAGTAACTTGGATATTTCTGAAGTAtccaaataacaataataatccaattttattgtgctttatttttccatgaatAATTGTTCTGACTTCTAAATAGTCTTCCAGAATTCCTTGCTAATTTAGGATAAATGTAAACCCTTTTTCCTGGCAAAGTTCTGTATACTTGGCCCCATCTATCACTTCATGTTTAACTCTCCTACAGGGTCTCTCacactctctttcttcctctctcttcctctttctatagtttccttcctttcttcttttatctgtTCTTATGTTTTTGTGTCagttcctcttttttctttgaatagtctATCTACCAAGGACAATCTAAATTCCATGTCCTCTGTAATCAGCTCTCTCACTGTGCCTGGACAACAGAATTTCCCAGAGTGTTTAGTGCTTATTACCATGAATTGTTATTTTTGATGTGTCATCTCTCCAGGGAAATTGTAAACACCTGAGAATGGATCTCATACATGTTTTGTCTCCTGTCAGTGTATAGAACAGTGCATTGTACATACTATTTATTAGTCTTTTGCAAAGAACTTTACACACagttttaaaatgatttcaaaatattatctccTGAGTTGATTAATTTCAGACGGCCATGTTCATCACAAATCAGACACTTACACTGAGGTGGGAATTGACCATATCATACTGCAAACCTCTTAACTACTTTGCCTGACTGCAGTGATGTTTTTACTTTGATTATTCCAAATATTTAGTTCTGAGGGAATGCTCAAGAAGTCAATATCATTACTcaaatgtatttcttattttagaaTCCAGCCTTGCTCATTTTCCTAAGTAAAAGGGTCTAAGAAATTTTTAGTCTGAGCCTTAGCTTCTGGGTGGGACTGTGCCCTAACCACCAATCATTCTGATACCTACCCAAGGCACTACCATCTTGAGGATTGACTTTCTAACCACAACTGAGATTCAGAGGAATGTAATAAGCTCTGTGCACAGAGCTTAGACTACCCTCAGCTCCTCATAAAAAAACCATTTTATGCATGAACTATAAAACAAATTCATAATATATAAGCTACTGGTGTGCAGAAAGTCATTTTAAGCCtgacaaaaaaaaactaaaccaaaagcTTAAGGGAGTACATATGGAACGAGAACACAGACCTGTTCCTCAGCCAAACAGTTATAACTGGTGAAAATTACCTTTTAAACATTAAAGTCTCTGGAAATTGTCCTTTGAGCATACACCAAATATATGAACACTTACAGCAATCTACCAAAGCTCGGTAAGAATAGCAAGTCTACGGTGCTTGAACTGCATcagccccttctccctcctctcccacctccaCATAATTGAAGCTGAGCTTTAGATAACGTAGCCAGCACGATGGAGTCCCTCTCTCCCTAGCTTGCAACCTGAAGCTCATATTCCCAAGCCCCATGATGAATCACCTAAATTCTAGGAGAGTGTAGCCATGACGTTGGGCTTCCTTCCTTCATGGAGGTCCCACCCACAGAGCAGAGACTCCATCTCAGATAAGCCAGGCTGAGAATACTGGGGCCCTGATAGCTTGTGGAGAAGGGAACATGTCTCTCCCAACATTTCTAGGATGACCTGTGGAACTCACCATCCAAAAACATGTCCTGAATGTGGAAGGAACTCACAAAGCCATCCTACCAAGTAGTGCGGGAGAAAGGAAAGCGGCTGCTGGGGACAAGAGATTCATGGATGTAGGATATAGAGAAAATGCCTGGGGCTGCAAGGAAACTGTTGCCTAGGGAAGAAGGGGACATTTTATCCATAAAAATGGGGGAATACccataaggacattatgctgtgtgagattagccagaaacagaaggacaaatactgtatgatctcactgatatgaactgacattagtgaatgaacttggagaatttcagttggtaacagagaccaacaggagatagaaatagggtagatagtgggtaattggagctgaagggatacagattgtgcaacaggactgattgtaaaaattcataaatggactGCACAATACTGTATAACTGTAATAcgattatgttagaacactgaatgaagctaaaaagaaaacatgggggAATATCAGGATGAGAGGCAGGAGCAGAAGGGATCAGGGAGACCCCTGCCTTTTGACCTGGGATTATTCCCTAAACTCCTTGAATGGATAAGTTCTGGAGGAGAATACTTGTACAgctcaatctgcaaagactggaaaaggtgttttcttttaccccttttattgttgttgctgttagTTCCTGATTCCAGGAAAGCTTTGTCATAACAAAAGCTAGAaaaaagcttaaggaacagacacatCAGAGTCTAAACTCAGGCAATAACACAGAAATCTCAA
This is a stretch of genomic DNA from Tamandua tetradactyla isolate mTamTet1 chromosome 4, mTamTet1.pri, whole genome shotgun sequence. It encodes these proteins:
- the LCE6A gene encoding late cornified envelope protein 6A isoform X2, which produces MSQQKQYCEPTNAPKCSPPKGPKPCLPPCSAPCHARASGSSCLGSLKPRAQSLAIPRKAHRKPRCLSGGAVYHCKEEEC
- the LCE6A gene encoding late cornified envelope protein 6A isoform X1 codes for the protein MSLTQLWLRQSRSLLLCLPREVISQCRPVNPAMSQQKQYCEPTNAPKCSPPKGPKPCLPPCSAPCHARASGSSCLGSLKPRAQSLAIPRKAHRKPRCLSGGAVYHCKEEEC